One genomic segment of Photobacterium sp. DA100 includes these proteins:
- a CDS encoding imelysin family protein, producing the protein MLPMLTLVVLAGCDSDVNEISQAVHQQHLAAAQQFAVAAVGLNDSLSGLCRNDGTASLEAAQQAWTHTMQSWMPFQGRDKGSEAALSLSWQIQFWPDKKNTTGRKLDQLLKQGTQWSVATLAGQSVAVQGLGAAEWFLYDSPQVLQSAKGCLLAVAVAANIQHSGEALASAWQDNPWQAMTPELALGEYLGALNNQLDYSIKKLQRPMGQPGYPRPYQAESWRSGTSLENLRASVAAMEQLYLAGGHGLDSLLRDRGYGATADRLADQFAALLASWPAEPSLTAMLNSREGYRQLLNIFNGLEYIQLMLQDEVAAELGIKVGFNATDGD; encoded by the coding sequence ATGCTTCCGATGTTAACGCTGGTGGTATTGGCGGGCTGTGACAGTGATGTCAACGAAATTAGCCAAGCTGTGCACCAGCAGCACCTTGCCGCGGCGCAGCAGTTTGCGGTCGCGGCGGTGGGGCTGAATGACTCCCTCTCTGGGCTGTGCCGCAACGACGGCACAGCGTCGCTGGAGGCGGCGCAGCAGGCGTGGACCCATACCATGCAGAGCTGGATGCCGTTTCAGGGGCGCGACAAAGGCAGCGAAGCGGCGTTGTCGCTCAGTTGGCAGATTCAATTTTGGCCGGACAAGAAAAACACCACAGGGAGAAAACTGGACCAGTTGCTGAAACAAGGAACGCAATGGAGCGTCGCAACACTGGCTGGTCAGAGTGTTGCGGTCCAAGGATTGGGGGCCGCCGAATGGTTTTTGTATGACAGCCCACAGGTATTGCAGTCGGCCAAAGGCTGCCTGTTGGCCGTGGCGGTGGCGGCAAATATCCAGCACAGTGGGGAAGCCCTGGCCAGCGCGTGGCAAGACAACCCATGGCAAGCCATGACGCCAGAATTGGCTCTGGGGGAGTATCTCGGCGCGCTGAACAACCAGCTCGACTACAGCATCAAGAAACTGCAGCGGCCGATGGGCCAGCCTGGTTATCCCAGGCCTTATCAGGCGGAGTCTTGGCGCTCTGGTACTTCGCTGGAGAACCTCAGGGCCAGTGTGGCTGCGATGGAGCAGCTTTACCTGGCCGGGGGACACGGGCTGGACAGCTTGCTGCGAGACCGGGGGTATGGCGCGACCGCGGATCGCCTCGCGGATCAGTTTGCGGCCTTACTGGCATCTTGGCCTGCCGAGCCATCGCTGACAGCCATGCTCAATAGCCGGGAGGGCTATCGTCAGTTGCTCAATATTTTCAATGGGTTGGAATATATCCAGTTAATGCTACAGGACGAAGTGGCAGCTGAATTGGGCATTAAAGTGGGGTTTAATGCAACCGATGGTGACTGA
- a CDS encoding di-heme oxidoredictase family protein, whose amino-acid sequence MKLPFMLSAAGLLLSILFSLSTSAQASPLPVDDALAMKSGGNTTVIKSGANAFSLPAANLPLSKRLDFSVGNSFFRNPWVQAPATTDARDGLGPLFNTNGCQNCHIKDGRGHPPQEGDSNAVSMLVRLSIPALTAEQKQAVIKSGVIPDPVYGGQLQDFALSGAKPEGQIVLSYRAVPVTMADGEIITLRQPQLAITDLQYGPMHPQVMMSARIAPPMIGLGLLELIPEQTLEQIANEQQAEEKGISGKLNRVWDVEAQGFAVGRFGWKAGQPSLMQQNAAAFNGDLGLTSDLFPVENCSEMQLVCDRLPNGGEPEVSRNVLTFVEFYSRHLAVPARRNVNDPQVVKGEALFAAVGCQSCHVTQVRTAKNTDFPALSEQLINPYTDLLLHDMGEGLADNRGEYLANGREWRTAPLWGLGYTEEVNGHTNLLHDGRARNVMEAILWHGGEAQPSRDQVVALPKTDREALVAFLHSL is encoded by the coding sequence ATGAAGTTGCCTTTCATGTTATCTGCAGCCGGATTGCTGCTCTCTATACTGTTTTCTCTTTCCACATCAGCCCAAGCCAGCCCTCTCCCGGTCGACGATGCCCTGGCGATGAAATCCGGTGGCAATACTACAGTGATAAAAAGCGGCGCCAACGCTTTTTCCCTACCGGCGGCGAACTTACCGCTGTCAAAGCGGCTCGACTTTAGCGTCGGAAACAGTTTTTTCCGCAACCCTTGGGTACAAGCACCGGCAACGACCGACGCCCGTGATGGCTTGGGGCCACTGTTCAACACCAATGGCTGCCAAAACTGCCACATCAAAGATGGCCGAGGCCATCCTCCGCAGGAAGGAGACAGTAACGCGGTGTCGATGCTGGTGCGTTTGAGTATCCCGGCCCTGACGGCGGAGCAGAAGCAGGCCGTTATTAAAAGCGGGGTGATCCCCGATCCGGTTTATGGCGGACAGCTGCAAGACTTTGCGCTCTCCGGTGCCAAGCCGGAGGGACAGATCGTACTGAGCTACCGGGCGGTCCCGGTAACCATGGCCGACGGCGAGATCATTACCCTGCGCCAGCCGCAACTGGCCATCACCGATTTGCAATATGGCCCGATGCACCCGCAGGTGATGATGTCGGCGCGTATCGCCCCGCCGATGATCGGCCTCGGGTTGCTTGAACTGATCCCAGAACAAACACTGGAGCAGATTGCCAATGAGCAGCAGGCAGAAGAAAAGGGGATCTCCGGTAAGCTCAACCGGGTGTGGGACGTTGAAGCGCAGGGCTTCGCGGTAGGGCGTTTTGGCTGGAAAGCCGGACAGCCTAGCTTGATGCAGCAGAATGCTGCCGCGTTCAATGGCGATTTGGGGTTGACCAGTGATTTGTTCCCGGTGGAGAACTGCTCTGAGATGCAACTGGTTTGTGATCGGCTCCCCAATGGTGGAGAGCCAGAGGTAAGCCGCAATGTGTTGACCTTTGTTGAATTTTATTCTCGCCATCTGGCTGTCCCTGCTCGCCGCAATGTCAATGATCCGCAAGTTGTCAAAGGGGAAGCTCTGTTTGCTGCAGTTGGCTGCCAGAGCTGTCATGTCACCCAAGTCAGGACGGCGAAAAATACGGACTTCCCGGCGTTGTCCGAACAGCTTATTAATCCTTATACCGATTTGTTGCTCCATGATATGGGCGAGGGTTTGGCAGACAACCGCGGCGAGTACCTTGCCAATGGACGAGAATGGCGCACGGCACCGTTATGGGGCTTGGGCTATACCGAGGAAGTCAATGGCCATACCAACCTGCTTCATGACGGCCGGGCACGCAATGTGATGGAAGCGATCTTATGGCATGGCGGAGAAGCCCAGCCAAGCCGCGATCAGGTTGTGGCACTGCCGAAAACTGACCGGGAGGCACTGGTCGCCTTCCTGCATTCACTGTAG
- a CDS encoding DUF1513 domain-containing protein yields the protein MQPMVTDQTRRRLLLGALGSAALRPWSAIVAASSLAGCSLPASFNSITSEAAIVGCSRQIDGRYGVVVANDKGFPLYQLPLPERGHGIALQPNGTLAAAFSRRPGSYLQVFDYRQGVAWPIYTALPNRHFYGHGVFSPDGKLIYATEGIRQSSEGIIGVYALETLGAGRLEKVAEFSGFGIGPHEVVLADEQTLAIGVGGVHTRGRTPLNLGNMRPALVYLDRETGEVVDKAILADKQLSIRHLSVTDTGAIACGQQYRGLPEDAAPLVALHRRGEGEELQPLLAEEEQWLRFNHYIASIASLEGFLLATSPRGNCYGIWHEVSRELVELRPLVDASGVGVKNGRWLVGSGAGKVLSINPSKEALSVQSPVMWDNHWNIV from the coding sequence ATGCAACCGATGGTGACTGATCAAACACGGCGCCGGCTGCTGCTCGGTGCATTGGGTAGCGCAGCCCTGCGTCCCTGGTCAGCGATTGTGGCAGCCAGTTCGCTTGCCGGCTGCAGCCTGCCGGCCTCATTCAACAGTATCACTTCAGAGGCGGCAATTGTGGGCTGCAGCCGTCAAATTGATGGGCGTTACGGCGTGGTGGTTGCGAACGATAAGGGCTTTCCGCTATACCAACTGCCGCTGCCAGAGCGCGGGCATGGGATTGCCTTGCAGCCTAACGGTACCTTGGCGGCGGCATTCAGCCGTCGGCCAGGAAGCTATCTGCAGGTATTCGACTATCGCCAGGGGGTGGCATGGCCTATTTATACAGCCCTGCCAAACCGCCACTTCTACGGCCATGGCGTATTTTCCCCCGACGGGAAGCTGATCTACGCCACTGAGGGGATCCGCCAGAGCAGCGAAGGGATCATCGGGGTCTATGCACTGGAAACTTTGGGGGCAGGGCGGTTAGAAAAGGTCGCCGAGTTCAGCGGGTTTGGTATCGGGCCGCATGAAGTGGTGTTGGCGGATGAGCAAACGCTGGCCATCGGAGTCGGCGGCGTACACACCCGAGGCCGGACACCGCTTAATCTAGGCAATATGCGGCCGGCTCTGGTCTACCTGGACCGTGAAACAGGGGAGGTTGTTGATAAAGCGATCTTGGCAGACAAGCAGCTTAGTATCCGCCACTTGAGTGTCACCGATACCGGAGCGATTGCGTGCGGGCAGCAGTACCGCGGCTTGCCTGAAGACGCGGCTCCCCTGGTGGCCCTTCACCGCCGGGGAGAGGGCGAAGAGCTTCAACCGCTGTTGGCTGAAGAGGAACAGTGGCTGCGTTTCAATCATTACATTGCCAGCATTGCCAGCTTGGAAGGGTTCCTGTTGGCGACCTCCCCGCGGGGAAATTGCTATGGAATTTGGCATGAGGTGAGCCGTGAGTTAGTGGAGCTGCGCCCACTGGTTGATGCGTCTGGCGTCGGTGTGAAGAACGGAAGGTGGCTTGTTGGCTCGGGAGCCGGAAAAGTTTTATCAATTAATCCTTCAAAAGAGGCGCTGTCGGTACAAAGCCCGGTGATGTGGGACAATCACTGGAATATTGTCTGA
- the uhpT gene encoding hexose-6-phosphate:phosphate antiporter codes for MLKLLDQVRKPTLDLPVEERRKMWFKPFMQSYLVVFIGYMTMYLIRKNFNVAQNDMISTYGLSMTDLGLIGLGFSITYGIGKTVVSYYADGKNTKQFLPFMLILSGIAMLGFSVSMGGSSTSLFMMIAFYALSGFFQSTGGPSSYSTITKWTPRNKRGTYLGLWNMSHNVGGAGAAGVALFGANYLFDGHVIGMFVFPSIIALVVGFLGLRFGSDSPEAYGLGKAEELFGEEISEEDINAEENQMTKREIFMEYVLKNKIIWLLCFANIFLYIVRIGIDQWSTVYAYQELGLSKETAISGFTLFEVGALVGTLMWGYLSDLANGRRALVACVSLVLIIFSLEFYQHATNEYMYLGSLFVLGFLVFGPQLLIGVAAVGFVPKKAISVADGIKGTFAYLIGDSFAKLGLGMIADGTPIFGLTGWKGTFAALDTSAAVCIVLLVFVAIAEEKKIRREKRLQKQLELETA; via the coding sequence ATGCTTAAACTCCTTGATCAGGTCAGAAAGCCAACACTGGATCTGCCTGTAGAAGAGCGCCGTAAAATGTGGTTCAAGCCATTTATGCAATCGTACCTGGTTGTATTCATTGGTTACATGACCATGTATCTGATCCGTAAAAACTTCAACGTTGCTCAGAACGACATGATTTCTACCTATGGTTTGTCGATGACAGATCTGGGTTTGATCGGTCTGGGTTTCTCCATTACTTACGGTATTGGTAAAACAGTCGTTTCTTATTATGCCGATGGAAAGAACACCAAACAGTTTCTTCCTTTCATGTTGATTCTTTCCGGTATTGCGATGCTAGGCTTCAGTGTGAGCATGGGTGGTTCAAGCACCAGCCTGTTCATGATGATTGCTTTCTACGCGCTGAGTGGTTTCTTCCAGAGTACCGGTGGGCCGTCAAGCTATTCGACCATTACCAAATGGACGCCGCGCAATAAGCGTGGTACCTACCTTGGTCTGTGGAATATGTCGCACAACGTGGGTGGTGCGGGCGCGGCGGGTGTTGCCCTGTTTGGTGCTAACTACCTGTTCGATGGTCACGTGATCGGTATGTTCGTTTTCCCGTCAATCATTGCATTGGTTGTTGGTTTCTTGGGCTTGCGCTTTGGTAGCGACTCACCGGAAGCATACGGCCTGGGTAAAGCGGAAGAGCTGTTTGGCGAAGAGATCAGCGAAGAAGACATCAACGCTGAAGAGAACCAGATGACCAAGCGCGAAATCTTCATGGAGTACGTACTGAAGAACAAGATCATCTGGCTACTGTGTTTTGCCAACATCTTCTTGTACATCGTGCGTATCGGTATCGACCAGTGGTCAACGGTATATGCTTACCAGGAGCTTGGTCTGTCAAAGGAAACCGCTATTTCCGGTTTCACCCTGTTCGAAGTTGGTGCGCTAGTTGGTACGCTGATGTGGGGTTACCTGTCTGACTTGGCGAACGGCCGCCGTGCGTTGGTTGCCTGTGTGTCTCTGGTCTTGATCATCTTCAGCCTTGAGTTCTACCAGCATGCAACGAATGAGTACATGTACCTGGGCTCGCTGTTTGTGCTTGGCTTCCTGGTGTTCGGCCCGCAGCTTCTGATTGGTGTTGCCGCTGTCGGCTTCGTGCCGAAGAAAGCAATCAGTGTTGCCGACGGTATCAAGGGTACCTTTGCTTACCTGATCGGTGACAGCTTCGCGAAACTGGGTCTGGGTATGATTGCCGACGGTACGCCTATCTTTGGCCTGACCGGCTGGAAAGGTACGTTTGCTGCCCTGGATACCTCCGCGGCTGTGTGTATTGTCCTGCTAGTCTTTGTTGCCATCGCGGAAGAGAAAAAAATTCGCCGCGAGAAGCGCCTGCAGAAGCAGCTTGAGCTAGAAACAGCATAA
- a CDS encoding MarR family transcriptional regulator, whose amino-acid sequence MDKHEEVLIALRQIIRAIDLHSRKLNKLAGLTGPQLVLMRAIRDSGEVTIRQLSNNTNMSQATATTILDRLEKRHLVIRERSKLDKRKVHAYLTDEGRELLAKAPPPLQEDFVARFQRLEEWEQSLLLSSVQRISSMMNAEHLDVAAMLEVGSITKQETER is encoded by the coding sequence ATGGACAAGCACGAAGAAGTCTTGATTGCCCTGCGCCAAATCATCCGAGCAATCGATCTGCATTCGCGCAAATTAAACAAGCTTGCTGGTTTAACCGGCCCCCAGCTAGTGTTGATGCGCGCAATACGCGATTCCGGCGAAGTGACTATCCGTCAGCTTTCCAACAACACCAACATGAGCCAAGCGACAGCCACCACGATTCTAGACCGATTGGAAAAGCGTCACTTGGTGATCCGTGAGCGTAGCAAACTGGACAAGCGCAAAGTCCACGCCTACCTCACCGATGAAGGAAGAGAGCTGCTGGCAAAAGCACCGCCGCCGCTGCAAGAAGATTTTGTCGCCCGCTTCCAGCGCTTGGAAGAATGGGAACAATCGCTGCTATTGTCTTCTGTACAGCGGATTTCTTCGATGATGAATGCCGAGCACCTTGATGTTGCCGCCATGCTGGAAGTTGGCAGCATTACCAAACAAGAAACCGAGCGCTAA
- a CDS encoding LysR family transcriptional regulator: protein MLLEGIETLLVLAQEGTMSKAGSRLYLSQSAVSKRIAKLEQRIGKKLIEPDGRRIKLTADALQLIAAVEPGFKALKGQIFDQLDVDDRTVIHLACSETLVAGYLAPLMGEYIQQDPFLTISTHHTPIIVERVQAGDAAVGFCAGHLPPQHGLAVTHLFDEPFSVVSHQILTQPPSKLLVNDLKNPANANQASSLQKAGIVPYMEMDSYTAAAQLALSGVAAALVPISIVNTLNIAPHHCHHFPFLDQLTRPVQLCYRPNSFQSPRTRRLIETIADSVQLAI, encoded by the coding sequence TTGTTACTTGAAGGGATTGAAACGCTGCTGGTACTGGCCCAAGAGGGTACCATGAGCAAAGCAGGCAGCCGCCTGTATCTCAGCCAGAGTGCCGTCAGCAAGCGCATTGCCAAACTGGAACAGCGGATCGGCAAAAAGCTTATCGAGCCTGACGGTCGGCGTATCAAGCTGACCGCCGATGCCCTGCAGCTGATCGCTGCGGTCGAGCCCGGTTTCAAGGCCCTGAAAGGACAAATTTTCGATCAACTTGATGTCGATGATCGCACGGTTATCCATTTGGCCTGCTCTGAAACCTTGGTTGCAGGCTACCTGGCACCTTTGATGGGAGAATACATCCAGCAGGATCCTTTTCTTACCATCAGTACCCACCATACTCCGATCATTGTCGAGCGGGTCCAGGCTGGCGATGCCGCCGTCGGTTTCTGCGCTGGTCACCTGCCGCCCCAGCACGGATTGGCGGTGACCCACCTGTTTGATGAACCGTTTTCAGTGGTGAGCCACCAGATCCTTACCCAGCCTCCGAGCAAACTGTTGGTCAATGACCTGAAAAACCCGGCCAATGCCAATCAGGCCAGCTCATTGCAGAAGGCAGGGATCGTCCCCTACATGGAAATGGATTCCTATACTGCCGCCGCCCAACTGGCCCTGAGCGGTGTCGCAGCGGCTTTGGTGCCCATTTCGATCGTCAACACGCTCAACATTGCCCCTCACCACTGCCACCACTTTCCATTCTTGGATCAGTTAACGCGTCCGGTCCAACTCTGCTATCGCCCAAATAGCTTCCAGTCTCCGCGGACACGCCGGCTTATTGAAACCATTGCGGATTCTGTTCAACTAGCAATTTGA
- a CDS encoding imelysin family protein: protein MIKTQFPRNLIMAAFWAAPVMADAADVSKQQVVTHYADLAHSVYSDSLATAQELDKAIDAFIAAPAPNTLAQARTAWKAARVPYQQSEVFRFGNAVVDDWEGQLNAWPLDEGLIDYVAGDYQYELGNEGAKANIVASQSVQVGNKLVDTAEITPELLASLNEIGGSEANVATGYHAIEFLLWGQDLNGTDPGAGQRQYTDFAYGEACTNGNCERRRDYLKAASVLLQNDLGWMVQQWSPAVAGNYRAELLADSADNGLRKILFGMGSLSLGELAGERMKVALEAHSTEDEHDCFSDNTHNSHYYNEQGIYNVYTGTYMRVNGTLVSGPSLHDLVASNDKGAAEAIQAEFDRARSQVYTLVESAEKQDQAFDQLIAAGNQAGNALVNASILALVKQTASIEQAASIIGVSNLNPDTADHQF, encoded by the coding sequence ATGATTAAGACTCAATTCCCTCGTAATTTGATTATGGCTGCTTTTTGGGCGGCTCCCGTAATGGCGGATGCCGCTGATGTTTCCAAGCAGCAAGTGGTCACCCACTATGCAGATCTCGCCCATAGCGTTTACAGTGACTCGCTAGCCACAGCGCAGGAGCTGGATAAGGCCATTGATGCGTTCATTGCAGCCCCGGCACCGAACACCTTGGCGCAAGCGCGCACCGCCTGGAAAGCGGCGCGAGTGCCCTACCAGCAATCCGAGGTGTTCCGTTTTGGCAACGCGGTGGTGGATGACTGGGAAGGGCAACTCAATGCATGGCCGCTGGATGAGGGCTTGATCGATTACGTGGCCGGTGACTATCAGTATGAGCTGGGCAATGAAGGGGCGAAAGCCAACATTGTGGCCAGCCAGTCCGTTCAGGTTGGCAACAAGCTGGTAGATACTGCCGAGATCACCCCTGAGTTATTGGCCAGCCTCAATGAGATCGGGGGATCGGAAGCCAATGTCGCAACGGGCTATCATGCGATCGAGTTTCTGCTTTGGGGCCAGGACCTCAACGGTACTGATCCGGGGGCTGGGCAGCGCCAGTACACCGACTTTGCCTATGGTGAAGCCTGTACCAATGGCAACTGCGAGCGGCGCCGCGATTACCTGAAAGCGGCCTCGGTACTGCTGCAAAATGATCTCGGCTGGATGGTGCAGCAGTGGTCTCCGGCGGTGGCGGGAAATTACCGTGCCGAGTTGCTGGCGGATTCGGCTGATAACGGATTGCGTAAAATTCTGTTCGGTATGGGGTCATTGTCGCTGGGCGAATTGGCGGGCGAGCGCATGAAAGTTGCGCTCGAAGCGCATTCGACCGAAGACGAGCACGATTGTTTCTCAGACAATACTCATAACTCCCATTACTACAACGAGCAGGGGATCTATAACGTCTACACCGGTACCTATATGCGGGTAAACGGTACCTTGGTATCGGGCCCGAGCCTCCACGATCTCGTCGCCAGCAATGATAAAGGCGCGGCCGAGGCCATTCAGGCTGAATTCGACCGTGCACGCAGCCAAGTCTATACCTTGGTCGAGTCGGCGGAAAAACAGGATCAGGCTTTTGACCAGCTGATTGCGGCAGGCAACCAGGCGGGCAATGCCTTGGTGAATGCATCAATTCTGGCATTGGTAAAGCAGACCGCGAGCATTGAGCAGGCTGCGTCGATCATCGGGGTGAGCAACCTCAACCCAGATACCGCCGACCACCAGTTCTAA
- a CDS encoding YcbK family protein, giving the protein MSEIDYKRRQLLAAGGVALGACLLPSWALASPYKAGSARQISLHNIHTREELESEFFNGKLYVKEELQKINYICRDFRRNEVANMDRRLFDAITEIQAGLGHKGQVRIISGYRSPATNKALQKNGGVATKSYHMKGQAIDFNLEGVSLSRIRNAALDLRLGGVGYYPRSGFVHIDTGPVRRW; this is encoded by the coding sequence ATGTCTGAAATTGATTACAAGCGCCGTCAGCTTCTGGCGGCTGGCGGAGTGGCGCTTGGCGCATGTTTGCTGCCAAGCTGGGCATTAGCGAGTCCGTACAAAGCAGGAAGTGCGCGTCAGATATCGTTGCATAATATTCATACCCGTGAAGAGCTCGAAAGTGAATTCTTCAACGGGAAACTGTATGTCAAAGAAGAGCTGCAGAAAATAAACTACATTTGCCGTGACTTCAGGCGCAACGAAGTCGCGAACATGGACCGGCGTTTGTTCGATGCAATCACCGAGATCCAAGCGGGGCTGGGCCACAAAGGCCAGGTTCGGATTATTTCAGGCTACCGCTCGCCAGCGACCAATAAAGCACTGCAGAAAAATGGCGGTGTCGCGACAAAGAGCTATCATATGAAAGGTCAAGCGATTGACTTCAACCTAGAAGGTGTCTCTCTGTCACGGATCCGCAATGCTGCACTTGATTTGCGTCTAGGTGGTGTAGGATATTATCCACGTAGCGGGTTCGTCCATATAGATACTGGACCGGTTCGTCGCTGGTAA
- a CDS encoding L,D-transpeptidase family protein: MLTLSRMGLVLVCVFSQVNHAEEVWPVQPLSAREQLEQQFSDDILQQKKARQWVHEVANNIAAIRYVDQLADLYQSIGFVPLWQDTFTASDFEQQLRMVVLSNISSDFNRRYSLLQHYKQANDWRQYDLLATDTLFAYMSYVEGIPSYGRGWLFGAGVDPQLPIPSNTSLSRLYNAIDTERLRSYINSLKPDDENYTRLLLAIDALEPAANDDWPGFYQPGIIRLGTRLRNPDALITILEQLGDLRDFEADQIRAAGIRTYNVDLANAVKSFQRRHGLKEDGVIGPQTRQWLAISPRSRIRVLALNAQRTRLWPSDAASLLVVNIPNYALSLWLNDRHVLDSKVIVGRPSRRTPLLTTNVSSVVFNPYWNVPMSIMRKDILPKAQRDRGYLYRNGFAVIRSWQSSEQIPIHTIDWRIVNAKSFPYRLRQKPGSKNALGRFKFNMPNDHAIYLHDTPAKSLFAKETRAFSSGCVRVEQADSLAMILLNHSGVPEQRVNELKSRTKTKTVGLSNKVKVQVIYQTAWVDSDGLVNYRNDVYDYDKFVAMSQNQELFTSLYTE; the protein is encoded by the coding sequence ATGTTAACGCTCAGTCGTATGGGGCTTGTCCTGGTGTGTGTCTTCTCTCAGGTGAACCATGCTGAAGAAGTCTGGCCGGTGCAGCCTCTGTCTGCACGGGAGCAGCTGGAACAGCAGTTCTCCGATGATATTCTGCAGCAGAAGAAAGCCCGTCAGTGGGTACATGAAGTCGCCAACAACATTGCGGCCATACGCTATGTTGATCAGTTGGCTGATTTGTACCAGAGTATCGGCTTCGTCCCGTTGTGGCAGGATACCTTTACTGCCAGTGATTTTGAACAGCAGCTTCGTATGGTGGTGCTGTCGAATATCAGCAGCGATTTCAATCGCCGCTATTCACTGCTTCAGCACTACAAACAGGCAAACGACTGGCGGCAGTATGATCTGCTGGCTACCGATACCCTGTTTGCCTACATGAGCTACGTCGAGGGGATCCCGTCGTATGGCCGGGGGTGGCTATTTGGTGCCGGGGTCGATCCCCAATTGCCGATACCTTCCAATACGAGTCTGTCTCGCCTCTATAATGCGATCGATACCGAGAGGCTGCGCTCTTATATCAACAGCCTCAAGCCAGATGATGAAAACTACACCCGATTGCTGTTGGCAATTGATGCCCTAGAGCCAGCGGCAAACGACGATTGGCCCGGGTTCTACCAACCGGGGATCATCCGGCTGGGTACTCGGTTGCGGAATCCGGATGCACTGATCACTATACTTGAACAGCTTGGCGATCTGCGGGATTTCGAGGCCGATCAGATCCGGGCGGCAGGCATACGTACCTACAACGTTGATTTGGCCAATGCGGTGAAGAGTTTCCAGCGCCGCCATGGACTGAAGGAGGACGGGGTGATCGGCCCGCAGACCCGGCAGTGGCTGGCAATATCACCCAGGTCGCGCATCCGTGTCTTGGCCCTGAATGCCCAGCGTACCCGGTTATGGCCTTCGGATGCCGCGTCGTTGCTGGTGGTGAATATCCCCAACTACGCACTCAGTCTGTGGCTCAATGACCGGCATGTGCTTGACAGCAAAGTGATTGTTGGCCGACCGAGCCGGAGAACGCCGCTGCTGACCACCAATGTGTCTTCGGTGGTGTTCAACCCATACTGGAATGTGCCTATGTCGATAATGCGCAAGGATATTTTACCTAAGGCGCAGCGCGACAGGGGGTACCTGTACCGCAATGGGTTTGCGGTGATAAGAAGCTGGCAGAGCTCCGAGCAAATTCCTATCCACACTATTGATTGGCGTATCGTCAATGCCAAGTCGTTTCCTTACCGGTTGCGGCAAAAGCCGGGCAGTAAAAATGCCTTGGGTAGGTTCAAGTTCAACATGCCCAATGACCATGCTATCTATTTGCATGATACCCCAGCCAAGAGTCTGTTTGCCAAGGAGACCCGAGCGTTCAGCTCTGGTTGCGTCAGGGTTGAGCAGGCGGATAGCCTGGCGATGATTTTACTCAATCACTCAGGGGTGCCGGAGCAGCGGGTCAATGAGCTTAAGTCACGTACGAAAACCAAGACAGTGGGGCTGTCCAACAAAGTCAAGGTCCAGGTGATCTACCAGACAGCCTGGGTGGATAGCGACGGCTTGGTAAATTACCGTAACGATGTTTACGACTATGACAAGTTCGTTGCCATGTCTCAAAACCAAGAATTATTTACATCTCTTTACACTGAATAA
- a CDS encoding MBL fold metallo-hydrolase, with protein sequence MSLQFEIVPVTPFQQNCSIIWCDETKEAAMVDPGGDIHLLKEKVQQLGLTVTKLILTHGHLDHVGGTEPLAKELGIPVVGPHKEDAFWLQGLPRQSEMFGFPLTEAFDPDQWLEDGDTVAVGNQTLSVLHTPGHTPGHVVLYSREANVAFVGDVLFKGGIGRTDFPKGDYQTLIDSIKGKLWPLGNDVTFIPGHGPISTFGSERASNPFVADEMPLY encoded by the coding sequence ATGAGCCTTCAATTTGAAATTGTGCCGGTCACTCCGTTTCAGCAAAACTGCTCCATCATCTGGTGTGATGAAACCAAGGAAGCCGCAATGGTTGATCCGGGAGGTGATATCCACCTTCTGAAAGAAAAAGTGCAGCAACTGGGACTGACTGTCACCAAGCTGATTTTGACCCACGGTCACTTGGACCACGTAGGTGGCACTGAACCGTTGGCTAAAGAATTGGGTATTCCGGTGGTTGGGCCGCACAAGGAAGACGCCTTCTGGCTTCAGGGCCTGCCTCGCCAGAGTGAGATGTTCGGCTTTCCATTAACCGAAGCGTTCGATCCTGATCAGTGGCTGGAAGACGGCGACACCGTTGCGGTGGGTAACCAGACATTGTCGGTACTGCATACCCCGGGCCATACGCCAGGCCATGTGGTGCTCTACAGCAGAGAGGCAAACGTGGCGTTTGTCGGTGATGTACTGTTCAAGGGAGGCATTGGCCGTACCGACTTCCCTAAAGGTGACTACCAGACCCTGATTGATTCAATCAAGGGCAAACTGTGGCCATTGGGCAATGACGTGACGTTTATTCCGGGTCACGGTCCGATTTCGACCTTTGGCAGTGAACGCGCCTCGAACCCATTTGTTGCCGACGAGATGCCGCTGTACTGA